From a region of the Betta splendens chromosome 5, fBetSpl5.4, whole genome shotgun sequence genome:
- the zgc:123305 gene encoding zgc:123305: MAERWSRQHRLVGKELLHPSLWSQTMNIVGQLAETVFVTVKELYRGLNPATLTGGIDVIVVRQPDGSFQCSPFHVRFGKLGVLRSKEKVVDIEINGEAVDLHMKLGDNGEAFFVEENENMVVPAHLCTSPLTLEFPEVLPEAPEGSFSGGSGTRRKKRRRKRMRSDTHLREDASSSSEEREREKDEWERDGDQPGQESPAQEEHVTSLQMSKSVYYSLSEETNNEVEATSWDTHPHSDGEQSPLESTVFYSRSSSPKSDSELLVRTQESSGPQIQWNWGGFPMLCSSERTPVEVQHITPSGTSHFRTIQRQESFELDLEPVISCGRVGSVTVIRPQPRTPRPDPDSRTMPNTNSADDDPPTHHPVKTDVNAAPELQSTLTAQDRDSPSNSASLINYKDFDDKNNTVSTGSVVSVSKLDNEEEQPSQHREERTATTCTGSAESTYQALGSSVLLSEGDSGIDPCAEGGEEGSEHPVMRGSDGGSLTSKAAVKVEMRAAGDSRTAPDVVGNAPEAPSKVGHQGKRKVAARRNHHLGPTDIYLDDLTTLDPEMAALYFPKSDSEGAVALAAEHGSCSESQSPQSVGSGAMDSGTEYLSDSTSYNVDVSMSLCGQEGDTSQITKEKFLKHLVTYQDFAKNPGIIEDPNLVICINSNYYNWAVAAPVVLSMSAFQKNLPKSTIERLVKDKMPKKSGRWWFWRRRDMENHRADTQHKTTKEGEEKPQASVKATLDDVDSDEAAGLGRKATLPPNVSAETLSATQCLSQMYRKSLRLTSKQIERLNLRDGANKVVFSVTTQYQGTCRCEAAIYLWNWDDSVIISDIDGTITKSDALGHILPQFGKDWTHKGIAKLYHKIHQNGYKFLYCSARAIGMAAITKNYLQWVNDQGTVLPKGPVLLAPSSLFSALHREVIEKKPEVFKIACLGDIRDLFNPQREPFYAAFGNRTNDTYSYKQVGVPDTRIFTVNPKGELMQEKTKGNKTSYSHLSELVEHFFPVLSADGNRFFSFDCPEYSSFSYWKEPLPEVDINTLL; the protein is encoded by the exons ATGGCAGAGAGGTGGTCCAGGCAGCACAGGTTGGTTGGGAAGGAACTCCTGCATCCTTCACTGTGG TCCCAAACCATGAACATTGTGGGCCAACTGGCAGAGACGGTGTTTGTGACCGTGAAGGAGCTGTACCGTGGTCTCAACCCCGCCACGCTCACCGGGGGCATCGACGTCATAGTGGTGCGACAGCCGGATGGCTCCTTCCAGTGCTCTCCTTTTCACGTTCGCTTTGGGAAGCTGGGCGTGCTGCGATCCAAGGAGAAAGTT GTGGACATTGAAATAAATGGAGAAGCAGTTGATCTGCACATGAAGTTGGGTGACAATGGAGAAGCCTTTTTtgtggaggaaaatgaaaacatggtG GTCCCAGCCCATCTGTGCACATCCCCGCTTACCCTGGAGTTCCCCGAGGTGTTGCCGGAGGCTCCTGAGGGGTCCTTCAGTGGCGGCTCTGGCACCCGCCGGAAGAAGCGCCGGCGCAAACGCATGCGCTCTGATACTCACCTGAGGGAAGACGCCAGCTCCTCgtcggaggagagggagagggagaaggacgAGTGGGAGAGAGATGGCGATCAGCCCGGACAGGAGAGTCCTGCTCAGGAGGAGCACGTGACGTCACTGCAAATGAG taAATCTGTGTACTACTCACTGTCTGAGGAGACTAATAATGAGGTGGAGGCCACGAGCTGGGACACTCATCCACACTCAGACGGAGAGCAGTCGCCCTTAGAAAG CACTGTGTTTTATAGCCGATCATCCTCTCCCAAGAGTGACTCTGAGCTTTTGGTGAGAACCCAGGAGTCGTCTGGGCCCCAGATACAGTGGAACTGGGGTGGATTTCCTATG CTGTGTTCGTCGGAGAGGACGCCGGTGGAGGTGCAGCACATCACCCCTTCGGGCACTTCTCACTTTCGCACCATACAGAGACAGGAATCCTTTGAGTTGGATTTGGAGCCCGTCATCAGCTGTGGCCGAGTCGGCAGCGTAACCGTGATCAGGCCGCAGCCGCGGACTCCCAGGCCAGACCCAGACAGTCGTACGATGCCAAATACGAATTCAGCGGACGACGACCCTCCCACTCATCATCCTGTTAAGACTGACGTAAACGCCGCACCAGAGCTTCAATCAACATTAACGGCACAAGACAGAGACTCGCCTTCTAATTCTGCTAGTCTGATTAATTATAAGGACTTTgatgacaaaaacaacacagttaGCACAGGTAGCGTGGTCAGTGTTAGCAAGCTAGACAACGAAGAGGAACAGCCCTCACAACACAGGGAAGAGCGCACAGCCACAACATGCACAGGTAGCGCGGAGTCAACGTACCAGGCTTTAGGCAGCAGCGTCCTACTCAGCGAGGGCGACAGTGGGATAGATCCCTGTgctgagggaggggaggagggcagTGAACATCCCGTTATGCGTGGATCAGACGGGGGCTCGCTGACCAGCAAGGCTGCCGTAAAGGTTGAGATGAGAGCTGCAGGGGACAGCAGGACTGCCCCCGACGTTGTAGGGAACGCACCGGAGGCGCCGTCCAAAGTGGGACACCAGGGCAAGAGGAAAG TCGCAGCGAGACGTAACCACCATCTAGGACCTACAGATATTTACTTGGATGATCTGACCACTCTAGATCCAGAGATGGCTGCGCTGTACTTCCCAAAGAG tgacTCAGAGGGAGCCGTGGCGCTGGCAGCAGAGCACGGCTCCTGCTCAGAGAGCCAGTCGCCTCAGTCGGTGGGCAGCGGCGCCATGGACAGTGGAACCGAGTACCTGTCCGACTCCACCTCCTACAACGTGGACGTCAGCATGTCCCTGTGCGGCCAGGAGGGCGACACCAGTCAGATCACCAAAG AAAAGTTTCTGAAACACCTTGTGACGTACCAGGACTTTGCCAAAAATCCAGGAATCATTGAAGATCCTAATCTCGTCATCTGCATCAACTCCAA CTATTACAACTGGGCTGTAGCTGCTCCAGTGGTTCTGTCAATGTCAGCTTTCCAGAAAAACCTTCCTAAG AGCACAATAGAGCGATTAGTGAAGGACAAGATGCCCAAGAAATCTGGCCGCtggtggttctggaggaggagagacatgGAAAACCACCGTGCAGACACTCAG CACAAAACCacaaaggaaggagaagagaagcCACAAGCATCAGTGAA AGCGACACTGGATGACGTCGACAGCGATGAGGCCGCAGGTCTGGGCCGTAAAGCCACCCTCCCTCCCAACGTGTCAGCGGAAACTCTTAGCGCCACTCAGTGTCTCAGCCAGATGTATCGCAAATCCCTGCGCCTCACCTCCAAACAGATT GAGCGGCTGAATCTGCGCGACGGCGCCAACAAGGTGGTGTTCAGCGTGACCACACAATACCAGGGCACGTGTCGCTGTGAGGCCGCCATCTATCTGTGGAACTGGGACGACAGCGTCATCATATCAGACATAGACGGCACCATCACTAA GTCTGATGCTCTGGGTCATATTCTACCTCAGTTtggaaaagactggacacacAAAGGCATCGCCAAACTCTATCACAAAATACACCA AAATGGCTACAAATTCCTGTACTGTTCAGCGCGGGCTATAGGTATGGCTGCAATCACCAAGAACTACCTGCAATGGGTCAACGACCAAGGCACCGTCCTTCCTAAAGGCCCAGTCCTGCTGGctcccagcagcctcttctCAGCACTACACAG GGAGGTTATTGAGAAGAAGCCAGAGGTGTTTAAAATCGCTTGTCTCGGAGACATCAGGGACCTGTTCAACCCGCAGAGAGAGCCGTTCTACGCGGCCTTCGGCAACAGGACCAAC GATACCTACTCCTATAAGCAGGTCGGCGTGCCCGACACCAGGATATTCACGGTCAATCCGAAAGGAGAGCTCATGCAGGAGAAGACTAAAGGAAACAAGACCTC ctaTAGCCACCTCAGTGAACTGGTGGAGCACTTCTTCCCTGTGCTCTCTGCTGATGGGAACAGATTCTTCTCTTTTGACTGTCCTGAGTACAGCAGCTTCT
- the myl9b gene encoding myosin regulatory light polypeptide 9b has translation MSSKRAKGKTTKKRPQRATSNVFAMFDQSQIQEFKEAFNMIDQNRDGFIDKEDLHDMLASLGKNPSDEYLEGMMSEAPGPINFTMFLTMFGERLNGTDPEDVIRNAFACFDEEGSGVIHEEHLRELLTTMGDRFTDEEVDELFREAPIDKKGNFNYAEFTRILKHGAKDKDDE, from the exons ATGTCGAGCAAGCGCGCCAAGGGAAAGACCACCAAGAAGCGCCCCCAGAGGGCCACGTCCAACGTGTTCGCCATGTTCGACCAGTCTCAGATCCAGGAGTTCAAGGAGGCCTTCAACATGATCGACCAGAACAGAGACGGCTTCATCGACAAGGAGGATCTGCACGACATGCTGGCCTCTCTGG GTAAGAACCCGTCTGATGAATACCTGGAGGGCATGATGAGCGAAGCACCGGGGCCCATCAACTTCACCATGTTCCTCACCATGTTCGGGGAGCGGCTCAACGGCACGGACCCCGAGGACGTCATCCGCAACGCCTTCGCCTGCTTCGACGAGGAGGGATCTG GCGTGATCCACGAGGAGCACCTGCGGGAGCTGCTGACCACCATGGGCGATCGCTTCACGGACGAGGAGGTGGACGAGCTGTTCCGCGAGGCGCCCATCGACAAGAAGGGCAACTTCAACTACGCCGAGTTCACCCGCATCCTCAAACACGGGGCCAAAGACAAGGACGACGAGTAG